In Toxotes jaculatrix isolate fToxJac2 chromosome 11, fToxJac2.pri, whole genome shotgun sequence, a single genomic region encodes these proteins:
- the ntpcr gene encoding cancer-related nucleoside-triphosphatase, translating into MFEHVFLTGPPGVGKTTLVQKACEALVSSGVGVEGFYTEEVREGGRRVGFDVVTVTGERGHLSRIRDVAGATHGRREYTVGQYVVDLPSFENLALPLFRNVGSAVGGSRKVFVIDEIGKMELFSQSFIRAVRQTLDSSSCTILGTIPIPKGKPLGLVEEVRSRRDVKVFTVSKENRNAILQDILATLQECLKHTT; encoded by the exons ATGTTCGAACACGTTTTCTTGACAGGACCTCCAG GTGTGGGGAAAACCACTCTGGTACAGAAAGCTTGTGAGGCTTTAGTGTCATCAGGAGTGGGAGTTGAAGGGTTTTACACAGAGGAGGTCAGGGAGGGAGGCCGGAGAGTCGGCTTTGATGTCGTCACCGTGACAGGAGAGAGGGGCCACCTGTCCAGAATCAG AGACGTCGCTGGGGCGACTCACGGCAGACGGGAATACACTGTCGGGCAGTATGTGGTTGACTTGCCTTCATTTGAAAATCTGGCTCTCCCCCTCTTCAGAAAC GTGGGGTCGGCAGTCGGGGGCAGCAGGAAGGTGTTTGTCATTGACGAAATTGGCAAAATGGAGCTCTTCAGCCAGTCGTTCATCAGGGCAGTGAGACAGACTTTAGATAGCTCTTCCTGCACCATCCTGGGCACCATCCCCATCCCCAAGGGTAAACCACTGGGTCTTGTAGAAGAAGTGCGGAGCAGAAGAGACGTCAAGGTCTTTACT GTGTCTAAGGAGAACAGAAATGCTATCCTGCAGGACATTTTAGCCACATTACAAGAGTGTCTAAAACACACAACCTAA